Proteins encoded within one genomic window of Cucumis sativus cultivar 9930 chromosome 3, Cucumber_9930_V3, whole genome shotgun sequence:
- the LOC101207940 gene encoding sterol 3-beta-glucosyltransferase UGT80A2 isoform X2 — MPIQTSNIDQLESDSSQHKLERSKTEVHKHNKFLPEEAAKIFDDKIPVHRKLKLLNRIATVKDDGTVEFEIPGDVGAPLGIGPKEVPHDLIEEEPPDVADLQDIPPLQIVMLIVGTRGDVQPFVAIGKRLQDYGHRVRLATHSNFKEFVLTAGLEFFALGGDPKILAGYMVKNKGFLPSGPSEIPVQRNQMKEIIYSLLPACKDPDPESGIPFEAEAIIANPPAYGHTHVAEALKIPIHIFFTMPWTPTSEFPHPLSRVKQQAGYRLSYQIVDSLIWLGIRDMINDLRKKRLKLRPVTYLSGSHASESNVPHGYIWSPHLVPKPKDWGPKVDVVGFCFLDLASNYEPPESLVNWLKAGDRPIYIGFGSLPVQEPAKMTQIIVKALESTGQRGIINKGWGGLGNLEEPKDFVYLLDNCPHDWLFLQCKAVVHHGGAGTTAAGLKAACPTTIIPFFGDQPFWGERVHARGVGPSPIPVEEFSFNKLVEAINFMLDPKVKQSALELAKAMENEDGVEGAVKAFFKHYRPKKVEQESEPEDSTVFSIRRCFGCS; from the exons ATGCCTATACAGACATCAAATATTGACCAGTTGGAATCTGATTCGAGTCAACATAAATTAGAAAGATCAAAGACTGAGGTGCACAAACATAATAAGTTTCTTCCTGAAGAGGCAGctaaaatatttgatgatAAGATTCCTGTTCATAGGAAG CTGAAATTGTTAAACAGAATAGCCACAGTGAAGGATGATGGAACTGTGGAATTTGAAATCCCTGGAGACGTTGGAGCACCTCTTGGTATTGGTCCAAAAGAAGTCCCTCATGATCTAATTGAAGAAGAGCCTCCTGATGTGGCAGACCTCCAGGATATTCCACCTTTGCAAATAGTAATGCTTATTGTTGGAACACGTGGAGATGTACAGCCATTTGTAGCAATTGGAAAACGCCTACAG GATTATGGTCATCGTGTTAGACTTGCCActcattcaaatttcaagGAGTTTGTTTTAACTGCTGGGCTGGAGTTTTTTGCTTTAGGTGGAGATCCTAAAATTCTTGCTGGCT ACATGGTAAAAAACAAAGGTTTCTTGCCTTCGGGGCCTTCTGAAATACCAGTCCAAAGGAATCAAATGAAGGAAATCATTTATTCACTACTTCCAGCTTGCAAAGATCCTGATCCTGAATCTGGTATTCCCTTCGAAGCAGAAGCTATCATTGCCAACCCACCAGCTTACG GACATACTCATGTGGCCGAGGCACTTAAAATTCCAATTCACATATTTTTCACAATGCCATGGAC GCCGACAAGTGAATTTCCTCATCCTTTATCCCGTGTCAAGCAACAGGCTGGCTATCGG cTCTCATATCAAATTGTAGACTCCTTAATTTGGCTTGGGATACGGGACATGATTAATGATCTTAGGAAAAAAAGGCTGAAGCTACGACCTGTCACATATTTAAGTGGTTCACATGCCTCTGAATCAAATGTGCCACATGGGTATATATGGAGTCCGCATCTTGTTCCCAAACCAAAAG ATTGGGGACCTAAGGTGGATGTGGTCGGATTTTGCTTCCTTGATCTTGCATCAAATTATGAACCTCCCGAGTCGCTTGTAAATTGGCTTAAGGCTGGCGACAGGCCTATCTATATTGGTTTTGGTAGCCTT CCTGTTCAAGAACCTGCAAAGATGACCCAAATAATTGTAAAAGCGCTGGAAAGTACTGGGCAGAGGGGCATCATCAACAAAGGTTGGGGGGGTCTTGGAAATT TGGAAGAACCAAAGGACTTCGTATATTTATTGGACAATTGCCCTCACGATTGGCTTTTCTTACAGTGCAAGGCCGTG GTGCATCATGGAGGAGCTGGAACAACAGCTGCTGGACTAAAAGCTGCT TGTCCAACTACAATCATTCCTTTCTTTGGAGATCAACCATTTTGGGGTGAGCGGGTACATGCTAGAGGAGTTGGTCCTTCACCCATTCCCGTTGAAGAGTTCTCTTTTAACAAGTTGGTGGAGGCCATAAACTTCATGCTAGATCCGAAG GTAAAGCAGTCTGCTCTTGAGCTAGCCAAGGCCATGGAAAACGAGGATGGAGTAGAAGGAGCTGTAAAAGCCTTCTTCAAGCATTATCGTCCAAAAAAGGTCGAACAGGAGTCCGAGCCGGAGGACTCAACCGTTTTCTCTATACGTAGATGCTTTGGTTGTTCTTGA
- the LOC101207940 gene encoding sterol 3-beta-glucosyltransferase UGT80A2 isoform X3, whose protein sequence is MGETLDRNPTSTFSSSEVSVSIELDARIENGSGDAGAGATTTAADVMANKEVRIEDGGDCSPGISGKTLLKVNTMPIQTSNIDQLESDSSQHKLERSKTEVHKHNKFLPEEAAKIFDDKIPVHRKDYGHRVRLATHSNFKEFVLTAGLEFFALGGDPKILAGYMVKNKGFLPSGPSEIPVQRNQMKEIIYSLLPACKDPDPESGIPFEAEAIIANPPAYGHTHVAEALKIPIHIFFTMPWTPTSEFPHPLSRVKQQAGYRLSYQIVDSLIWLGIRDMINDLRKKRLKLRPVTYLSGSHASESNVPHGYIWSPHLVPKPKDWGPKVDVVGFCFLDLASNYEPPESLVNWLKAGDRPIYIGFGSLPVQEPAKMTQIIVKALESTGQRGIINKGWGGLGNLEEPKDFVYLLDNCPHDWLFLQCKAVVHHGGAGTTAAGLKAACPTTIIPFFGDQPFWGERVHARGVGPSPIPVEEFSFNKLVEAINFMLDPKVKQSALELAKAMENEDGVEGAVKAFFKHYRPKKVEQESEPEDSTVFSIRRCFGCS, encoded by the exons ATGGGGGAAACTCTTGACAGGAATCCGACCTCCACTTTCAGCTCCTCCGAAGTTAGCGTTAGTATCGAGCTTGATGCGAGGATAGAGAATGGTAGTGGTGATGCTGGTGCTGGTGCTACTACTACTGCTGCCGATGTAATGGCAAACAAGGAAGTTCGAATTGAAGATGGTGGAGATTGCTCTCCAG GTATCTCTGGCAAGACTCTTCTTAAAGTCAACACCATGCCTATACAGACATCAAATATTGACCAGTTGGAATCTGATTCGAGTCAACATAAATTAGAAAGATCAAAGACTGAGGTGCACAAACATAATAAGTTTCTTCCTGAAGAGGCAGctaaaatatttgatgatAAGATTCCTGTTCATAGGAAG GATTATGGTCATCGTGTTAGACTTGCCActcattcaaatttcaagGAGTTTGTTTTAACTGCTGGGCTGGAGTTTTTTGCTTTAGGTGGAGATCCTAAAATTCTTGCTGGCT ACATGGTAAAAAACAAAGGTTTCTTGCCTTCGGGGCCTTCTGAAATACCAGTCCAAAGGAATCAAATGAAGGAAATCATTTATTCACTACTTCCAGCTTGCAAAGATCCTGATCCTGAATCTGGTATTCCCTTCGAAGCAGAAGCTATCATTGCCAACCCACCAGCTTACG GACATACTCATGTGGCCGAGGCACTTAAAATTCCAATTCACATATTTTTCACAATGCCATGGAC GCCGACAAGTGAATTTCCTCATCCTTTATCCCGTGTCAAGCAACAGGCTGGCTATCGG cTCTCATATCAAATTGTAGACTCCTTAATTTGGCTTGGGATACGGGACATGATTAATGATCTTAGGAAAAAAAGGCTGAAGCTACGACCTGTCACATATTTAAGTGGTTCACATGCCTCTGAATCAAATGTGCCACATGGGTATATATGGAGTCCGCATCTTGTTCCCAAACCAAAAG ATTGGGGACCTAAGGTGGATGTGGTCGGATTTTGCTTCCTTGATCTTGCATCAAATTATGAACCTCCCGAGTCGCTTGTAAATTGGCTTAAGGCTGGCGACAGGCCTATCTATATTGGTTTTGGTAGCCTT CCTGTTCAAGAACCTGCAAAGATGACCCAAATAATTGTAAAAGCGCTGGAAAGTACTGGGCAGAGGGGCATCATCAACAAAGGTTGGGGGGGTCTTGGAAATT TGGAAGAACCAAAGGACTTCGTATATTTATTGGACAATTGCCCTCACGATTGGCTTTTCTTACAGTGCAAGGCCGTG GTGCATCATGGAGGAGCTGGAACAACAGCTGCTGGACTAAAAGCTGCT TGTCCAACTACAATCATTCCTTTCTTTGGAGATCAACCATTTTGGGGTGAGCGGGTACATGCTAGAGGAGTTGGTCCTTCACCCATTCCCGTTGAAGAGTTCTCTTTTAACAAGTTGGTGGAGGCCATAAACTTCATGCTAGATCCGAAG GTAAAGCAGTCTGCTCTTGAGCTAGCCAAGGCCATGGAAAACGAGGATGGAGTAGAAGGAGCTGTAAAAGCCTTCTTCAAGCATTATCGTCCAAAAAAGGTCGAACAGGAGTCCGAGCCGGAGGACTCAACCGTTTTCTCTATACGTAGATGCTTTGGTTGTTCTTGA
- the LOC101207940 gene encoding sterol 3-beta-glucosyltransferase UGT80A2 isoform X4 encodes MLIVGTRGDVQPFVAIGKRLQDYGHRVRLATHSNFKEFVLTAGLEFFALGGDPKILAGYMVKNKGFLPSGPSEIPVQRNQMKEIIYSLLPACKDPDPESGIPFEAEAIIANPPAYGHTHVAEALKIPIHIFFTMPWTPTSEFPHPLSRVKQQAGYRLSYQIVDSLIWLGIRDMINDLRKKRLKLRPVTYLSGSHASESNVPHGYIWSPHLVPKPKDWGPKVDVVGFCFLDLASNYEPPESLVNWLKAGDRPIYIGFGSLPVQEPAKMTQIIVKALESTGQRGIINKGWGGLGNLEEPKDFVYLLDNCPHDWLFLQCKAVVHHGGAGTTAAGLKAACPTTIIPFFGDQPFWGERVHARGVGPSPIPVEEFSFNKLVEAINFMLDPKVKQSALELAKAMENEDGVEGAVKAFFKHYRPKKVEQESEPEDSTVFSIRRCFGCS; translated from the exons ATGCTTATTGTTGGAACACGTGGAGATGTACAGCCATTTGTAGCAATTGGAAAACGCCTACAG GATTATGGTCATCGTGTTAGACTTGCCActcattcaaatttcaagGAGTTTGTTTTAACTGCTGGGCTGGAGTTTTTTGCTTTAGGTGGAGATCCTAAAATTCTTGCTGGCT ACATGGTAAAAAACAAAGGTTTCTTGCCTTCGGGGCCTTCTGAAATACCAGTCCAAAGGAATCAAATGAAGGAAATCATTTATTCACTACTTCCAGCTTGCAAAGATCCTGATCCTGAATCTGGTATTCCCTTCGAAGCAGAAGCTATCATTGCCAACCCACCAGCTTACG GACATACTCATGTGGCCGAGGCACTTAAAATTCCAATTCACATATTTTTCACAATGCCATGGAC GCCGACAAGTGAATTTCCTCATCCTTTATCCCGTGTCAAGCAACAGGCTGGCTATCGG cTCTCATATCAAATTGTAGACTCCTTAATTTGGCTTGGGATACGGGACATGATTAATGATCTTAGGAAAAAAAGGCTGAAGCTACGACCTGTCACATATTTAAGTGGTTCACATGCCTCTGAATCAAATGTGCCACATGGGTATATATGGAGTCCGCATCTTGTTCCCAAACCAAAAG ATTGGGGACCTAAGGTGGATGTGGTCGGATTTTGCTTCCTTGATCTTGCATCAAATTATGAACCTCCCGAGTCGCTTGTAAATTGGCTTAAGGCTGGCGACAGGCCTATCTATATTGGTTTTGGTAGCCTT CCTGTTCAAGAACCTGCAAAGATGACCCAAATAATTGTAAAAGCGCTGGAAAGTACTGGGCAGAGGGGCATCATCAACAAAGGTTGGGGGGGTCTTGGAAATT TGGAAGAACCAAAGGACTTCGTATATTTATTGGACAATTGCCCTCACGATTGGCTTTTCTTACAGTGCAAGGCCGTG GTGCATCATGGAGGAGCTGGAACAACAGCTGCTGGACTAAAAGCTGCT TGTCCAACTACAATCATTCCTTTCTTTGGAGATCAACCATTTTGGGGTGAGCGGGTACATGCTAGAGGAGTTGGTCCTTCACCCATTCCCGTTGAAGAGTTCTCTTTTAACAAGTTGGTGGAGGCCATAAACTTCATGCTAGATCCGAAG GTAAAGCAGTCTGCTCTTGAGCTAGCCAAGGCCATGGAAAACGAGGATGGAGTAGAAGGAGCTGTAAAAGCCTTCTTCAAGCATTATCGTCCAAAAAAGGTCGAACAGGAGTCCGAGCCGGAGGACTCAACCGTTTTCTCTATACGTAGATGCTTTGGTTGTTCTTGA
- the LOC101207940 gene encoding sterol 3-beta-glucosyltransferase UGT80A2 isoform X1, with protein MGETLDRNPTSTFSSSEVSVSIELDARIENGSGDAGAGATTTAADVMANKEVRIEDGGDCSPGISGKTLLKVNTMPIQTSNIDQLESDSSQHKLERSKTEVHKHNKFLPEEAAKIFDDKIPVHRKLKLLNRIATVKDDGTVEFEIPGDVGAPLGIGPKEVPHDLIEEEPPDVADLQDIPPLQIVMLIVGTRGDVQPFVAIGKRLQDYGHRVRLATHSNFKEFVLTAGLEFFALGGDPKILAGYMVKNKGFLPSGPSEIPVQRNQMKEIIYSLLPACKDPDPESGIPFEAEAIIANPPAYGHTHVAEALKIPIHIFFTMPWTPTSEFPHPLSRVKQQAGYRLSYQIVDSLIWLGIRDMINDLRKKRLKLRPVTYLSGSHASESNVPHGYIWSPHLVPKPKDWGPKVDVVGFCFLDLASNYEPPESLVNWLKAGDRPIYIGFGSLPVQEPAKMTQIIVKALESTGQRGIINKGWGGLGNLEEPKDFVYLLDNCPHDWLFLQCKAVVHHGGAGTTAAGLKAACPTTIIPFFGDQPFWGERVHARGVGPSPIPVEEFSFNKLVEAINFMLDPKVKQSALELAKAMENEDGVEGAVKAFFKHYRPKKVEQESEPEDSTVFSIRRCFGCS; from the exons ATGGGGGAAACTCTTGACAGGAATCCGACCTCCACTTTCAGCTCCTCCGAAGTTAGCGTTAGTATCGAGCTTGATGCGAGGATAGAGAATGGTAGTGGTGATGCTGGTGCTGGTGCTACTACTACTGCTGCCGATGTAATGGCAAACAAGGAAGTTCGAATTGAAGATGGTGGAGATTGCTCTCCAG GTATCTCTGGCAAGACTCTTCTTAAAGTCAACACCATGCCTATACAGACATCAAATATTGACCAGTTGGAATCTGATTCGAGTCAACATAAATTAGAAAGATCAAAGACTGAGGTGCACAAACATAATAAGTTTCTTCCTGAAGAGGCAGctaaaatatttgatgatAAGATTCCTGTTCATAGGAAG CTGAAATTGTTAAACAGAATAGCCACAGTGAAGGATGATGGAACTGTGGAATTTGAAATCCCTGGAGACGTTGGAGCACCTCTTGGTATTGGTCCAAAAGAAGTCCCTCATGATCTAATTGAAGAAGAGCCTCCTGATGTGGCAGACCTCCAGGATATTCCACCTTTGCAAATAGTAATGCTTATTGTTGGAACACGTGGAGATGTACAGCCATTTGTAGCAATTGGAAAACGCCTACAG GATTATGGTCATCGTGTTAGACTTGCCActcattcaaatttcaagGAGTTTGTTTTAACTGCTGGGCTGGAGTTTTTTGCTTTAGGTGGAGATCCTAAAATTCTTGCTGGCT ACATGGTAAAAAACAAAGGTTTCTTGCCTTCGGGGCCTTCTGAAATACCAGTCCAAAGGAATCAAATGAAGGAAATCATTTATTCACTACTTCCAGCTTGCAAAGATCCTGATCCTGAATCTGGTATTCCCTTCGAAGCAGAAGCTATCATTGCCAACCCACCAGCTTACG GACATACTCATGTGGCCGAGGCACTTAAAATTCCAATTCACATATTTTTCACAATGCCATGGAC GCCGACAAGTGAATTTCCTCATCCTTTATCCCGTGTCAAGCAACAGGCTGGCTATCGG cTCTCATATCAAATTGTAGACTCCTTAATTTGGCTTGGGATACGGGACATGATTAATGATCTTAGGAAAAAAAGGCTGAAGCTACGACCTGTCACATATTTAAGTGGTTCACATGCCTCTGAATCAAATGTGCCACATGGGTATATATGGAGTCCGCATCTTGTTCCCAAACCAAAAG ATTGGGGACCTAAGGTGGATGTGGTCGGATTTTGCTTCCTTGATCTTGCATCAAATTATGAACCTCCCGAGTCGCTTGTAAATTGGCTTAAGGCTGGCGACAGGCCTATCTATATTGGTTTTGGTAGCCTT CCTGTTCAAGAACCTGCAAAGATGACCCAAATAATTGTAAAAGCGCTGGAAAGTACTGGGCAGAGGGGCATCATCAACAAAGGTTGGGGGGGTCTTGGAAATT TGGAAGAACCAAAGGACTTCGTATATTTATTGGACAATTGCCCTCACGATTGGCTTTTCTTACAGTGCAAGGCCGTG GTGCATCATGGAGGAGCTGGAACAACAGCTGCTGGACTAAAAGCTGCT TGTCCAACTACAATCATTCCTTTCTTTGGAGATCAACCATTTTGGGGTGAGCGGGTACATGCTAGAGGAGTTGGTCCTTCACCCATTCCCGTTGAAGAGTTCTCTTTTAACAAGTTGGTGGAGGCCATAAACTTCATGCTAGATCCGAAG GTAAAGCAGTCTGCTCTTGAGCTAGCCAAGGCCATGGAAAACGAGGATGGAGTAGAAGGAGCTGTAAAAGCCTTCTTCAAGCATTATCGTCCAAAAAAGGTCGAACAGGAGTCCGAGCCGGAGGACTCAACCGTTTTCTCTATACGTAGATGCTTTGGTTGTTCTTGA